Proteins from one Prinia subflava isolate CZ2003 ecotype Zambia chromosome 4, Cam_Psub_1.2, whole genome shotgun sequence genomic window:
- the RIC8B gene encoding synembryn-B, producing the protein MEPGAEPGPELGAVLEAVEGRGGGAEAMERVLARYNEENRATFRFDPADEDKRKKLCEGILNILEKDTKTSCQVACLEALRILSRDKKVLVPVTTKRNMQILMKLAKLDTVEDPLERVSEFPVIVEALKCLCNIIFNSSVAQKLSLELNLAAMLCNLLQECKDRPLVDDIKCFDLRLLFLLSLLHTDIRAQLRQELQGVQVLTQALESSLSIRWTEEYKAAEDRDRPPLSLQETDCAIEALKALFNVTLDSWNVHSKNESHQFRYMAAILRHCLLTTGPTEEKTEELHSNTINLLSNVPVSCLDVLINPSSQEETDIKYNGMNMRAIQILLDFMEKRIDKGSSYREGLTPVLSLLTECCRTHRNIRKFIKAQVLPPLRDVSNRPEVGTTVRNKLVRLMTHVDLGVKQIAAEFLFVLCKERVDSLLKYTGYGNAAGLLAARGLLAGGRGDHWYSDDEDTDTEEYKSAKPNINLITGHLEEPMPNPMDEMTEEQKEYEAMKLVNMFDKLSRDELIKPMGVRPDGTMAPLEEAVSQYHTSKQESSDSD; encoded by the exons ATGGAGCCGGGCGCGGAGCCGGGCCCGGAGCTGGGCGCGGTGCTGGAGGCCGTGGaggggcgcggcggcggcgccgaggCGATGGAGCGCGTCCTGGCGCGGTACAACGAGGAG aatcGGGCCACTTTCAGATTTGACCCTGCAGATGAAGACAAAAGAAAG AAACTGTGCGAGGGAATTCTAAACATCCttgaaaaagacacaaaaactTCATGTCAAGTTGCCTGCCTGGAGGCCCTCCGGATTCTCTCCAGGGACAAGAAAGTTTTAGTGCCTGTAACCACAAAGAGGAACATGCAGATCCTTATGAAGCTAGCAAAGCTGGACACTGTGGAAGATCCTCTGGAGAGAGTATCTGAATTTCCTGTGATAGTAGAAGCCTTAAAATGCCTCTGtaacataatttttaatagtTCAGTTGCACAGAAGCTCAGTTTGGAACTGAATCTGGCAGCAATGCTCTGCAATCTCCTGCAGGAATGTAAGGACCGGCCGCTGGTTGATGACATTAAATGCTTTGATTTGcgtctcctcttcctcctgtcaCTTCTGCACACAGATATTCGAGCACAGCTGCGTCAGGAGCTGCAAGGGGTGCAAGTTTTGACTCAGGCTTTGGAGAGTTCCCTGAGTATCAGATGGACAGAAGAATATAAAGCAGCTGAAGATCGTGACAGGCCTCCTCTGTCTTTGCAAGAGACAGATTGTGCCATTGAGGCACTAAAGGCTCTATTTAATGTAACACTTGACAGTTGGAATGTCCACAGCAAG aaTGAATCTCATCAATTTCGTTACATGGCTGCCATCCTTCGACACTGCTTATTAACCACGGGCCCTACTGAAGAAAAAACTGAAGAGTTGCACAG CAATACAATCAACCTCTTAAGCAATGTTCCTGTTTCTTGCTTGGATGTTCTTATTAATCCATCGTCCCAAGAGGAAACAGATATAAAATACAATGGTATGAATATGAGAGCTATTCAGATTTTACTGGATTTCATGGAGAAGAGAATAGACAAG gGAAGCAGCTATAGAGAAGGTCTGACTCCAGTTCTCAGTTTATTAACTGAGTGCTGCCGAACTCACAGGAATATCAGGAAGTTTATCAAAGCTCAG GTACTGCCTCCTTTAAGAGATGTCTCAAACCGTCCTGAGGTTGGCACAACAGTGAGGAACAAACTCGTGCGCCTTATGACACACGTTGACCTTGGAGTAAAGCAAATTGcagcagaatttctttttgttctttgtaaAGAGAGAG TTGATAGCTTGTTGAAATACACAGGCTATGGTAACGCAGCAGGactgctggcagccaggggcCTGCtagcaggagggagaggagatcATTGGTACTCAGATGATgaagacacagacacagaagaATACAAATCTGCAAAGCCAAA CATTAACCTTATCACTGGTCACTTAGAAGAACCAATGCCCAATCCAATGGATGAAATgacagaagaacaaaaagaatATGAAGCTATGAAGCTTGTCAACATGTTTGATAAACTTTCCAG